A portion of the Roseovarius sp. SCSIO 43702 genome contains these proteins:
- a CDS encoding MOSC domain-containing protein, translated as MWHGELVAIHIAEKGRAPMQPLEQATLIAGVGIEGDRYATGRGHYSDFPDIREITLIEEETLIALARDHETSLSTDEHRRNLTTRGVPLNHLVGRRFRVGETMLEGGRLNTPCRYLDLVTGKSVNDLLIHRSGLNARIVEGGVIRPGDRISPA; from the coding sequence ATGTGGCACGGAGAACTTGTCGCCATTCACATCGCGGAAAAGGGCCGCGCGCCCATGCAACCGCTCGAGCAGGCCACGCTCATCGCGGGCGTGGGCATCGAGGGCGACCGCTATGCCACGGGGCGCGGCCACTACTCCGACTTTCCCGACATCCGCGAGATCACCCTGATCGAGGAGGAGACGCTCATCGCCCTGGCCCGCGATCACGAAACGTCGCTCTCGACGGACGAACACCGCCGCAACCTCACGACGCGCGGCGTGCCGCTCAACCATCTCGTCGGTCGGCGCTTCCGCGTGGGCGAGACCATGCTCGAGGGCGGCCGGCTCAACACGCCCTGCCGCTATCTCGACCTCGTGACCGGGAAGTCGGTCAACGACCTGCTCATCCATCGCTCGGGTCTCAACGCGCGGATCGTCGAGGGTGGCGTGATCCGGCCGGGCGACCGGATTTCACCCGCCTGA
- a CDS encoding ABC transporter ATP-binding protein → MIELRDVHKAFGANRVLRGVDLTIPTGTSMVIIGGSGTGKSVALKCVLGLIKPDSGTILLDGEDVTRADRDAFLARFGMLFQGGALFDSLPVWQNVSFRLLRGALKKPRDEARAIAIEKLRRVGLTPEQADKFPAELSGGMQKRVGLARAIAAEPEIIFFDEPTSGLDPIMSGVINDLIREIVTEMGVTAMTITHDMTSVRAIADNVAMLHDGVIQWTGPVSRLDASGDPYLDQFIHGRAEGPIAAVR, encoded by the coding sequence ATGATCGAGCTTCGCGACGTCCACAAGGCTTTCGGTGCGAACCGTGTCCTGCGCGGTGTCGACCTGACGATCCCGACCGGCACCTCCATGGTCATCATCGGCGGTTCGGGCACCGGAAAATCCGTCGCGCTCAAATGCGTGCTGGGTCTCATCAAGCCCGACAGCGGCACGATCCTGCTCGACGGCGAGGACGTCACCAGGGCCGATCGCGACGCCTTCCTCGCGCGGTTCGGGATGCTCTTCCAGGGCGGCGCGCTCTTCGATTCGCTGCCCGTCTGGCAGAACGTCTCCTTCCGTCTCCTGCGCGGCGCGCTGAAGAAACCCCGCGACGAGGCGCGCGCCATCGCCATCGAGAAGCTGCGCCGCGTGGGCCTCACCCCCGAGCAGGCCGACAAGTTCCCCGCCGAGCTTTCGGGCGGCATGCAGAAGCGCGTGGGGCTCGCCCGCGCCATCGCCGCCGAGCCCGAGATCATCTTCTTCGACGAGCCTACATCGGGGCTCGACCCGATCATGTCGGGCGTCATCAACGACCTCATCCGCGAGATCGTGACCGAGATGGGCGTCACCGCCATGACCATCACCCACGACATGACGAGCGTGCGCGCCATCGCCGACAACGTGGCGATGCTTCATGACGGGGTGATCCAGTGGACAGGCCCGGTTTCGCGGCTGGACGCGTCCGGCGACCCCTATCTCGACCAGTTCATCCACGGCCGCGCCGAAGGCCCCATCGCGGCGGTGCGCTGA
- a CDS encoding ABC transporter permease, whose amino-acid sequence MSLVARFLAAIGAAVLSALATAGRVTLFALDTLSHMLRPPFYAREFGAALVQIGWLSLPVVGMTALFTGGALALQIYAGGARFNAEQVVPSIVAIGLTRELGPVLGGLMVAARVASSIAAEIGTMKVTEQLDALTTLSTNPMKYLTLPRVLAATLAVPVLVGVGDVLGIMGGYLVGVGRLGFGGSTYLGNTVDFLTAWDVISGLLKGAAFGFIVALMGCYFGMNSGRGAQGVGRATKSAVVAASVLILASNYLLTELFFSA is encoded by the coding sequence ATGAGCCTCGTCGCCCGTTTCCTTGCCGCGATCGGCGCCGCGGTTCTCTCGGCGCTGGCCACGGCCGGCCGGGTCACGCTCTTCGCGCTCGACACGCTGAGCCACATGCTGCGCCCCCCCTTCTACGCCCGCGAGTTCGGCGCGGCGCTGGTGCAGATCGGCTGGCTCTCGCTGCCCGTCGTGGGCATGACCGCGCTCTTCACCGGCGGCGCGCTCGCACTTCAGATCTACGCCGGCGGCGCGCGGTTCAACGCCGAACAGGTGGTGCCCTCGATCGTCGCCATCGGCCTCACGCGCGAGCTCGGCCCCGTCCTTGGCGGGCTCATGGTAGCCGCGCGCGTCGCCTCCTCGATCGCCGCCGAGATCGGCACGATGAAGGTGACCGAGCAGCTCGACGCGCTCACCACGCTCTCCACCAACCCGATGAAGTATCTCACCCTGCCCCGGGTTCTCGCGGCGACGCTCGCGGTCCCGGTGCTCGTCGGGGTGGGCGACGTGCTGGGGATCATGGGCGGCTATCTCGTGGGCGTGGGGCGGCTCGGTTTCGGCGGCTCCACCTACCTCGGCAACACGGTGGACTTCCTCACCGCCTGGGACGTGATCTCGGGCCTGCTCAAGGGCGCGGCCTTCGGCTTCATCGTGGCGCTGATGGGGTGCTATTTCGGCATGAATTCCGGCCGCGGCGCCCAGGGCGTCGGCCGCGCCACCAAGTCGGCGGTGGTCGCGGCGTCGGTTCTCATCCTCGCTTCCAACTACCTCCTGACCGAGCTCTTCTTCTCCGCATGA
- the alr gene encoding alanine racemase: MSTATLTIDLNAAVANWRTLDAMTGCETAAVVKADAYGLGAEKVGRAFARAGARTFFVAVAEEGAALRQALGPGPAILVFSGHMAGDAEMIGDLDLIPLVNSLDQMIRHVEALPGHPFGIQLDTGMNRLGLEPDEWRAVREVALAQNPVLVMSHLACADTPDHPMNAQQLRNFREMTAGLDVARSLANTGGVLMGSDYHFDLTRPGIGTYGGHPYDSARPVVTLDIPVIQCRDVAAGEAVGYGASHVVNRPSRIATISAGYADGILRAMGPRTSLWSEGRAVPIAGRISMDLIGVDVTGLGHDPKSLQLLGPDQGVDTLAHAAGTIGYEILTSLGGRYTRRYLTP, encoded by the coding sequence ATGAGCACCGCGACCCTCACCATCGACCTCAACGCCGCCGTCGCCAACTGGCGCACGCTCGACGCCATGACCGGCTGCGAAACGGCCGCCGTGGTCAAGGCCGACGCCTATGGCCTCGGCGCCGAAAAGGTCGGCCGCGCCTTCGCCCGCGCCGGCGCGCGCACCTTCTTCGTGGCCGTCGCCGAGGAAGGCGCGGCCCTCCGCCAGGCGCTCGGGCCCGGCCCCGCGATCCTTGTCTTCTCCGGACACATGGCGGGCGATGCCGAGATGATCGGCGATCTCGACCTGATTCCGCTCGTCAACTCGCTCGACCAGATGATCCGCCATGTCGAGGCGCTCCCCGGTCACCCGTTCGGCATCCAGCTCGACACCGGCATGAACCGCCTTGGACTCGAACCCGACGAATGGCGCGCGGTCCGCGAGGTCGCCCTTGCCCAGAACCCGGTCCTGGTGATGAGCCACCTCGCCTGTGCCGACACGCCCGATCACCCGATGAACGCGCAGCAGCTCCGCAACTTCCGCGAGATGACCGCGGGTCTCGACGTGGCGCGCAGCCTGGCCAATACCGGCGGCGTGCTGATGGGGTCGGACTATCACTTCGACCTTACCCGTCCGGGCATCGGCACCTATGGTGGCCATCCCTACGACAGCGCACGCCCCGTGGTCACGCTCGACATCCCCGTCATCCAGTGTCGCGATGTCGCCGCGGGCGAAGCGGTGGGCTACGGCGCGAGCCACGTGGTCAACCGCCCCTCGCGCATCGCCACGATCAGCGCGGGCTATGCCGACGGCATCCTGCGCGCCATGGGGCCGCGCACCTCGCTCTGGTCCGAAGGCCGCGCGGTGCCGATCGCCGGGCGCATCTCGATGGACCTGATCGGCGTCGACGTGACCGGCCTCGGCCACGACCCGAAATCGCTTCAGCTCCTCGGCCCCGACCAGGGCGTCGACACGCTGGCCCATGCCGCCGGCACCATCGGCTACGAGATCCTGACCTCGCTCGGCGGGCGCTACACGAGGCGGTATCTCACGCCATGA